One segment of Streptomyces sp. NA02950 DNA contains the following:
- a CDS encoding GntR family transcriptional regulator, with translation MTSSAVAGQGGQTLADRAYQAISERLVTLRIRPGEPVNDERIATELGFGRTPVREALKRLETERLIVAYPRRGTFATEVQIADLGHISEVRQQLEPLAASLAAGRATDRDRTGLGELLTRLENESHAAPDGGADLIRLDMAVHRALYATTYNPYLQDTLIRYDNLATRIWCLFIDRLPGLAGHVREHGPLLRAVIDGDPQKAAALAASHVEGFEAAIREII, from the coding sequence GTGACTTCTTCAGCCGTCGCGGGCCAGGGCGGCCAGACCCTGGCCGACCGCGCCTACCAGGCGATTTCCGAGCGTCTTGTGACCCTGCGCATCCGCCCCGGCGAGCCGGTCAACGACGAGCGGATCGCCACCGAGCTCGGCTTCGGCCGCACCCCCGTGCGCGAAGCGCTCAAGCGCCTGGAGACCGAGCGGCTGATCGTCGCCTATCCCCGTCGTGGCACCTTCGCCACCGAGGTCCAGATCGCCGACCTCGGACATATCTCGGAGGTCCGCCAGCAGCTCGAACCGCTCGCCGCCTCCCTGGCCGCCGGACGCGCCACCGACCGCGACCGCACCGGGCTCGGTGAGCTGCTGACCAGGCTGGAGAACGAGAGCCACGCCGCCCCGGACGGCGGCGCGGATCTCATCCGGCTGGACATGGCGGTGCACCGGGCCCTCTACGCCACCACCTACAACCCGTATCTCCAGGACACCCTGATCCGCTACGACAACCTGGCCACCCGCATCTGGTGCCTGTTCATCGACCGGCTGCCGGGGCTGGCCGGGCATGTGCGCGAGCACGGACCACTCCTGCGGGCCGTCATCGACGGCGATCCGCAGAAGGCCGCCGCCCTCGCCGCCAGCCATGTGGAAGGTTTCGAAGCGGCCATCCGCGAGATCATCTGA
- the glyA gene encoding serine hydroxymethyltransferase, whose translation MTAAIPDQRAARSAVLSEQLHDADPEVSAAIEAELARQRGTLEMIASENFAPLAVMQAQGSVLTNKYAEGYPGRRYYGGCEHVDIVERLAIDRVKELFGAEAANVQPHSGAQANAAAMAALLEPGDTILGLDLAHGGHLTHGMRINFSGRLYTVAAYQVGEDHHRIDMERVRELAREHRPKLIVAGWSAYPRHLDFAAFRAVADEVGAYLMVDMAHFAGLVAAGLHPSPVPHAHVVTTTTHKTLGGPRGGVILSTRELAKKINSAVFPGQQGGPLEHVIAAKAVAFGMAARPEFAERQRRTLEGASILAARLLAEDTRAAGVSVLTGGTDVHLVLVDLRDSDLDGQQAEDRLHQVGITVNRNAVPFDPRPPMVSSGVRIGTPALAARGFGAEEFHEVADIIATAFLPGFDEQVSAALRKRVQVLADRFPLYPGGFPAAPGRPSSATPSAPRPSATPSAAQSATQEADA comes from the coding sequence ATGACTGCCGCCATCCCCGACCAGCGAGCGGCTCGCTCCGCGGTGCTCTCCGAGCAGCTCCACGACGCCGACCCCGAGGTCTCCGCGGCGATCGAGGCGGAGCTGGCCCGTCAGCGCGGGACCCTGGAGATGATCGCCAGCGAGAACTTCGCCCCGCTCGCGGTCATGCAGGCGCAGGGCTCGGTGCTCACCAACAAGTACGCCGAGGGCTACCCCGGCCGCCGTTACTACGGCGGCTGCGAGCACGTGGACATCGTCGAGCGGCTCGCGATCGACCGGGTGAAGGAGCTGTTCGGCGCCGAGGCGGCCAATGTGCAGCCGCATTCCGGCGCCCAGGCCAACGCGGCCGCCATGGCGGCACTGCTGGAGCCCGGCGACACCATCCTGGGACTCGACCTGGCGCACGGCGGTCATCTGACCCACGGGATGCGGATCAACTTCTCCGGGCGGCTGTACACCGTGGCCGCGTACCAGGTCGGCGAGGACCACCACCGCATCGACATGGAGCGGGTCCGCGAGCTGGCCCGGGAACACCGGCCGAAGCTGATCGTGGCCGGGTGGTCCGCGTACCCGCGCCACCTGGACTTCGCCGCCTTCCGCGCCGTCGCCGATGAGGTCGGCGCCTATCTGATGGTGGACATGGCCCACTTCGCGGGCCTGGTGGCGGCCGGGCTGCACCCCTCGCCCGTTCCGCACGCCCACGTGGTGACCACCACGACCCACAAAACACTCGGCGGCCCGCGCGGCGGAGTGATCCTCTCCACGCGGGAGCTGGCCAAGAAGATCAACTCGGCGGTCTTCCCCGGTCAGCAGGGTGGCCCGCTGGAGCATGTCATCGCGGCCAAGGCGGTCGCGTTCGGGATGGCCGCCCGGCCCGAGTTCGCCGAACGCCAGCGGCGCACCCTGGAGGGCGCCTCGATCCTCGCCGCACGGCTGCTGGCCGAGGACACCAGGGCCGCCGGGGTCAGCGTGCTGACCGGCGGTACGGATGTGCATCTGGTCCTGGTGGACCTGCGCGACTCCGACCTGGACGGACAGCAGGCCGAGGACCGGCTGCACCAGGTGGGCATCACCGTCAACCGCAACGCCGTGCCCTTCGACCCCCGGCCGCCGATGGTCAGTTCGGGCGTCCGGATCGGCACCCCCGCGCTCGCCGCCCGTGGTTTCGGCGCGGAGGAGTTCCACGAGGTGGCGGACATCATCGCCACGGCGTTCCTGCCCGGCTTCGACGAGCAGGTGTCCGCCGCGCTGCGCAAGCGGGTCCAGGTCCTCGCCGACCGCTTCCCCCTCTACCCCGGTGGCTTCCCCGCGGCTCCCGGCCGTCCGTCGTCCGCAACCCCGTCCGCCCCCCGGCCGTCCGCGACCCCGTCCGCCGCCCAGTCCGCCACCCAGGAGGCCGACGCGTGA
- a CDS encoding sarcosine oxidase subunit beta family protein, with the protein MHPAANTPPTPGDVLPDHPDFLWRNPDPKPSYDVVVVGGGGHGLATAYYLAKNHGITNIAVLEKGWLAGGNMARNTTIIRSNYLWDESSGIYEHSLKLWETLEEDLDYPILFSQRGVLNLAHSLQDVRDSKRRVYANQLNGIDAEWLEPDEVAKVCPIVNVSSDVRYPVHGATYQPRAGIAKHDYVAWGFARRANDLGIDLIQDCEVTGIDISDGRVTGVRTTRGRIAAGKVALAAAGHSSVVAAMAGLRLPLQSHPLQALVSELLEPVHPTVVMSNAVHVYVSQAHKGELVMGAGIDSYNGYGQRGAFHIIERQMAAVLELFPVFARAHMLRTWAGIVDVTPDASPIVGLTPVRNLYLNCGWGTGGFKATPGVGWCFAHTVATGEPHPYNAPFTLSRFTTGALIDEHGAAAVAH; encoded by the coding sequence ATGCACCCCGCCGCGAACACCCCGCCCACCCCCGGGGACGTCCTGCCCGACCACCCCGACTTCCTGTGGCGCAACCCCGACCCCAAGCCCTCCTACGACGTGGTGGTCGTCGGCGGCGGCGGACACGGTCTGGCCACCGCCTACTACCTGGCGAAGAACCACGGCATCACCAACATCGCCGTCCTGGAGAAGGGCTGGCTGGCCGGTGGAAACATGGCCCGCAACACCACCATCATCCGCTCCAACTACCTGTGGGACGAGAGCTCCGGCATCTACGAGCACTCCCTGAAGCTGTGGGAGACCCTGGAGGAGGACCTCGACTACCCCATCCTGTTCAGCCAGCGCGGGGTGCTCAACCTCGCGCACAGCCTCCAGGACGTCCGCGACAGCAAGCGCCGGGTGTACGCCAACCAGCTCAACGGCATCGACGCCGAGTGGCTGGAGCCCGACGAGGTGGCCAAGGTCTGCCCCATCGTCAACGTCTCCTCCGACGTCCGGTACCCGGTGCACGGCGCCACCTACCAGCCGCGCGCGGGCATCGCCAAACACGACTACGTGGCCTGGGGGTTCGCCCGCCGCGCCAATGACCTGGGCATCGACCTGATCCAGGACTGCGAAGTCACCGGCATCGACATCAGCGACGGCCGGGTGACGGGTGTGCGCACCACCCGTGGCCGGATCGCCGCCGGGAAGGTGGCACTCGCCGCCGCCGGACACTCCTCCGTCGTGGCCGCCATGGCCGGGCTGCGGCTGCCGTTGCAGAGCCATCCGCTCCAGGCCCTGGTCTCCGAACTCCTGGAGCCGGTGCACCCCACGGTGGTGATGTCCAACGCGGTGCACGTCTACGTCTCCCAGGCGCACAAGGGCGAACTCGTCATGGGCGCGGGCATCGACAGCTACAACGGCTACGGACAGCGCGGCGCCTTCCACATCATCGAACGCCAGATGGCCGCCGTCCTCGAGCTCTTCCCCGTGTTCGCCCGCGCCCACATGCTGCGCACCTGGGCCGGGATCGTCGATGTCACCCCGGACGCCTCACCCATCGTCGGACTGACCCCGGTCCGGAACCTCTATCTCAACTGCGGCTGGGGCACCGGTGGTTTCAAGGCCACCCCGGGGGTCGGCTGGTGCTTCGCGCACACCGTCGCCACCGGTGAACCCCACCCCTACAACGCGCCCTTCACCCTGTCCCGGTTCACCACCGGCGCACTGATCGACGAACACGGCGCCGCCGCCGTCGCCCACTGA